A window of the Nibribacter ruber genome harbors these coding sequences:
- a CDS encoding rhodanese-like domain-containing protein, with protein sequence MLALSMTFLGACAQQKSPEQLSPSQFKTLAQKEKGVVVDVRTPEEFAAGHLQAALLSDFRGGQFAKDFAGWDKDKTYYLYCASGNRSGQAAKLMLDAGFTKVYNVGAFNQLKEGGLPVEDKK encoded by the coding sequence ATGTTAGCCCTCAGCATGACGTTCTTAGGAGCATGCGCACAACAGAAATCGCCTGAACAACTGTCACCTTCGCAGTTTAAAACCTTAGCCCAGAAAGAAAAAGGCGTGGTGGTAGACGTGCGTACGCCAGAAGAATTTGCCGCCGGCCACTTGCAGGCAGCGCTGCTCTCAGATTTTAGAGGCGGGCAGTTTGCCAAGGACTTCGCGGGCTGGGACAAGGACAAGACTTACTACCTGTATTGCGCCTCTGGCAACCGAAGCGGCCAAGCCGCCAAACTCATGCTGGATGCAGGCTTTACCAAAGTCTACAACGTAGGCGCGTTCAATCAGCTTAAAGAAGGCGGCCTGCCTGTAGAGGACAAGAAA
- a CDS encoding RNA polymerase sigma factor, protein MNEKDLVKALQTGDAKAQRFLYERYGGPMMGVCLRYLKNEMDAEEVLINGFMKVYHNVNRFEEKGSFEGWVRRIMVNEALQYLRKKEPLHLAIEKEHIHLASEDATPDSDMSAEEMMEMLHDLPAGYRAVFNLYAIEGYSHKEIGEMLNISEGTSKSQLSKARAMLQRMLAEQGITIDI, encoded by the coding sequence GTGAACGAAAAAGATCTGGTTAAGGCACTGCAGACCGGCGATGCAAAAGCCCAGCGCTTCTTGTACGAACGCTACGGCGGCCCCATGATGGGTGTCTGTCTGCGGTATCTCAAGAACGAAATGGACGCAGAGGAGGTCTTGATCAACGGGTTCATGAAAGTGTACCATAACGTGAACAGGTTTGAAGAAAAGGGAAGTTTTGAAGGCTGGGTAAGACGCATCATGGTCAATGAGGCGCTGCAGTACCTGAGAAAGAAAGAACCTCTGCACCTGGCCATTGAGAAGGAGCACATTCACCTGGCCTCTGAAGATGCCACCCCAGACAGTGACATGTCTGCCGAGGAGATGATGGAGATGCTGCATGACCTGCCGGCCGGCTATAGAGCGGTCTTCAACTTGTACGCCATTGAAGGCTACTCGCACAAAGAGATTGGGGAGATGCTCAACATTAGTGAAGGCACCTCCAAGTCACAGTTAAGCAAAGCCAGAGCCATGCTGCAACGCATGCTGGCAGAACAAGGAATCACGATTGATATCTAA